The following are encoded together in the Humulus lupulus chromosome 5, drHumLupu1.1, whole genome shotgun sequence genome:
- the LOC133779377 gene encoding protein FAR1-RELATED SEQUENCE 5-like, translated as MHLTQFSRQNSTSSFINIVPRNSLRIHGTIWLAKTTYANRKSWAECFIRGNFFAGLTTTQRFESINSYLSHFLTRKLKLRDLFGQVDEAIQNIRHTEREDDFISNHTSPSIPTNILHQYYQKVASILTRTMYEKVAEQISSALSYSVDSADVTVNSRSYYLTHFPKGLARSQVNYDTDNGHINCTCMLFESDGIPCRHIFTVMKHLNIPCIPDFLFKARWRKDAKSSVELNGFPHSRVPTDVLVCTRWGSLTSRFNAMGYFATKQSDTYEEAMNEMSRMEEKFKSMCFKFCNQSGDANIEKNENHSHPSNRVIQDPALIRTKGREPNKNSKGKEKEHDNKVANKRRWKNCNELGHNRATCKVQPQI; from the coding sequence ATGCACCTCACCCAGTTTTCAAGGCAAAATTCAACGAGCTCCTTTATCAATATTGTACCGAGGAACAGTTTGAGGATACATGGAACAATATGGTTGGCAAAAACAACTTATGCCAACCGTAAAAGTTGGGCCGAGTGTTTCATTCGGGGAAATTTCTTCGCAGGTCTTACAACCACCCAAAGGTTCGAGTCAATCAATTCCTACCTATCGCACTTCCTAACGAGAAAACTTAAGCTTAGGGATCTTTTCGGCCAAGTGGATGAAGCCATACAGAACATTCGCCACACCGAAAGGGAGGATGACTTCATTAGTAATCACACTTCCCCCAGTATACCAACAAACATCCTCCACCAGTACTACCAAAAAGTTGCCTCCATTCTTACCAGGACCATGTACGAAAAGGTGGCAGAGCAAATCAGTAGTGCTCTTTCGTACTCAGTTGACTCTGCAGATGTAACAGTTAATAGTCGGTCGTACTACTTGACACATTTCCCAAAAGGACTAGCACGAAGTCAAGTGAACTACGACACTGACAATGGCCACATCAATTGTACATGTATGTTGTTCGAGTCCGATGGAATTCCATGTCGTCATATATTCACTGTTATGAAGCACTTGAACATACCTTGCATTCCAGACTTTCTGTTTAAGGCTAGATGGAGGAAGGATGCTAAGAGCTCGGTTGAATTGAATGGTTTCCCCCATTCTAGGGTGCCCACTGATGTGTTGGTATGTACAAGATGGGGATCATTAACATCACGATTCAATGCAATGGGATACTTTGCAACCAAGCAAAGCGACACTTACGAAGAGGCCATGAATGAGATGTCTCGGATGGAGGAGAAATTTAAGTCAATGTGCTTCAAATTTTGTAATCAATCCGGTGACgcaaacattgagaaaaatgagAACCACTCCCACCCATCTAATAGAGTGATCCAAGATCCAGCTCTAATTCGGACTAAGGGGAGGGAACCTAATAAAAATTCAAAAGGAAAGGAGAAGGAGCATGATAACAAGGTGGCTAACAAGAGAAGATGGAAAAACTGCAACGAGTTAGGGCACAACAGGGCGACTTGCAAAGTTCAACCTCAAATTTAA